The window ATCGACTGATCGACGAGATGGGCGGGACGGATGTCGTCATCGTGGACCGAAATGTCGACGTCCATGTTTCGTCTCTTCGCAAAAAATTGAAGGACTATGGCGACTCTATCCTCACCGTACGCGGCGTCGGCTACCGTTTT is drawn from Bdellovibrionota bacterium and contains these coding sequences:
- a CDS encoding helix-turn-helix domain-containing protein, producing MDEMGGTDVVIVDRNVDVHVSSLRKKLKDYGDSILTVRGVGYRFRD